In Balearica regulorum gibbericeps isolate bBalReg1 chromosome 14, bBalReg1.pri, whole genome shotgun sequence, one genomic interval encodes:
- the LOC104635494 gene encoding protocadherin alpha-C2-like isoform X6: MAAAARRSRGGAVVLGLLLLGLCAGRAAGGPLRYSVREELPHGAFVGSVASDLGVDPRRLAARGARLTSGSGRQYLELELGRGALLVRERMDREALCELNPACFLSLELVVEQPIEVHNVEVEVLDINDNAPRFPRQDYRLEISESAVPGARFPIESAQDPDVGTNSVQSYQLSPSRHFALDLKGFQSGSKLLELVLQQPLDREQSAMQQLVLTAVDGGDPPKSGTAQISVRVVDTNDNPPAFDRSTYTVSLLENAPPGTLVVKLNASDPDEGSNGDVIYSFSSYTPQKVRQLFSVDPHSGEVRVNGTLDYEEASSYEIYVQATDQGPVSMAGHCKVLVNIVDANDNVPEVVLTSLYSPVPEDAKAGTVVALMSVTDQDSGLNKQVSLRIPPGLPFTLNSFKNSYTLVTQGKLDHEKAAAYNITVTATDSGSPPLSSQKVIHVEISDINDNPPRFEEPVYSVYIPENNPLGVLVCTIKATDPDVAENAHVSYSLLDGEIEGLPVASYVSIKSDSGNMYAVRSFDYETLREFQVVVQAQDAGIPPLSSTVTVYIYVVDENDHAPQILYPTSTNTSAALEMIPRSAYAGYLVTKIIAIDADSGQNAWLFFHLVQTSDPGLFRVELHTGEIRTTRKLGEDSTPTFNLTVEVRDNGEPPMSSSVAITVAVVDRVSKIIPDTRRHIKSPSNYSEITLYLIIALSAISFVFLFTIIGLTVIKCYRYSLYGDSCCAGFCGVRERSPAELYKQANNNIDARLPHGLKVQPHFIEVRGNGSLTKTYCYKACLTAGSGSDTFMFYNTCGPTGTTGPSAVMTERHLTGQSGQSAQNLIILKNDSITPNEPKHPNPDWRYSASLRAGMQSAVHMEEAGVLRGGPGGPDQQWPTVSSATPEPEAGEVSPPVGAGVNSNSWTFKFGPGNPKQGGPESKKQTQVSFLLRRKGDSSQYSQ, translated from the exons atGGCGGCGGCTGCTCGGCGGAGCCGCGGCGGGGCGGTGGTGCtgggcctgctgctgctggggctgtgcgccgggcgggcggcgggcgggccgCTTCGCTACTCGGTGCGGGAGGAGCTGCCGCACGGAGCTTTCGTGGGCAGCGTGGCGAGCGACCTGGGCGTGGATCCGCGGCGACTGGCGGCGAGGGGAGCGCGGCTTACCTCGGGCAGCGGCCGGCAGTACCTGGAGCTGGAGTTGGGCCGCGGGGCGCTGCTGGTGCGGGAGCGCATGGACCGCGAGGCGCTCTGCGAGCTGAACCCCGCCTGCTTCCTCAGCCTGGAGTTGGTCGTCGAGCAGCCCATCGAGGTGCACAACGTGGAGGTGGAGGTCCTGGACATCAACGACAATGCGCCGCGCTTCCCACGCCAGGATTACCGGCTGGAGATCAGTGAGTCTGCCGTGCCCGGGGCCCGCTTCCCCATTGAGAGTGCCCAGGACCCCGATGTGGGCACCAACTCTGTGCAGAGCTaccagctcagccccagccgcCACTTTGCCCTGGACCTTAAAGGCTTCCAGAGCGGCAGCAAGCTCCTGGAGCTGGTGCTGCAACAGCCACTGGACCGGGAGCAGAGTGCCATGCAGCAGCTGGTGCTTACTGCTGTGGATGGTGGGGATCCCCCCAAGTCCGGTACAGCCCAGATCTCTGTGCGAGTTGTGGATACCAATGACAACCCACCTGCCTTTGACCGCTCCACCTACACTGTGAGCCTTCTGGAAAATGCCCCACCTGGCACACTAGTGGTCAAACTCAATGCCTCAGACCCCGATGAGGGCTCCAATGGGGATGTGATCTACTCCTTTAGCAGCTACACCCCACAGAAGGTGAGGCAGCTCTTTAGTGTGGATCCACACTCAGGGGAGGTGCGGGTTAATGGTACCTTGGACTATGAAGAGGCATCCTCCTATGAGATCTATGTGCAAGCTACTGATCAGGGCCCTGTCTCTATGGCTGGGCACTGCAAGGTGCTGGTCAACATTGTGGATGCCAACGATAACGTTCCTGAGGTGGTCCTGACCTCCCTGTACAGCCCAGTGCCAGAGGATGCAAAAGCAGGAACTGTGGTGGCCCTGATGAGCGTCACTGACCAGGACTCAGGGCTGAACAAGCAAGTGAGTCTGCGTATTCCTCCCGGCCTCCCCTTCACACTCAACTCTTTCAAGAACTCCTACACCTTGGTCACCCAGGGCAAACTGGACcatgagaaagcagcagcctaCAACATCACAGTTACAGCTACCGACTCTGGGAGcccccctctctcctcccagaaGGTGATCCATGTGGAGATCTCCGACATCAATGACAATCCTCCACGCTTTGAGGAACCTGTGTACTCAGTTTACATCCCTGAGAACAACCCCCTTGGAGTCTTAGTGTGCACTATCAAAGCCACCGACCCAGATGTCGCCGAAAATGCCCATGTGTCCTATTCTCTACTAGATGGGGAGATTGAAGGGCTACCTGTCGCCTCCTATGTCTCCATTAAATCTGACAGTGGCAACATGTATGCTGTCAGGTCCTTTGACTATGAGACACTAAGGGAGTTTCAGGTGGTTGTCCAGGCTCAGGATGCCGGGATCCCACCACTGAGCAGCACTGTCACTGTCTACATCTATGTGGTGGACGAGAATGACCATGCTCCACAGATTCTGTATCCTACCTCAACCAACACTTCAGCAGCCCTGGAGATGATCCCACGCTCGGCATATGCTGGATATTTGGTAACAAAAATTATAGCCATTGATGCGGACTCAGGACAAAATGCCTGGTTGTTCTTTCACCTGGTGCAAACCTCAGATCCAGGTTTGTTCAGGGTAGAGCTCCATACTGGGGAGATTAGGACTACTCGCAAACTGGGGGAGGACAGCACACCTACTTTCAACCTGACGGTGGAGGTGAGAGACAATGGAGAGCCACCAATGTCCTCCTCAGTAGCCATCACTGTTGCCGTGGTGGACAGAGTTTCCAAAATCATCCCTGATACAAGAAGGCACATTAAAAGTCCAAGCAATTACTCAGAGATCACTCTTTATCTCATTATCGCTTTGAGCGCCATCTCCTTCGTTTTCCTTTTCACAATCATTGGGCTCACTGTTATCAAGTGCTACAGATACAGTCTGTATGGGGACTCCTGCTGTGCAGGGTTCTGTGGGGTCAGAGAACGGTCCCCTGCTGAATTGTACAAGCAGGCCAACAACAACATCGATGCTAGGTTGCCCCACGGTTTAAAAGTGCAACCCCATTTCATTGAAGTGAGGGGCAATGGGTCTCTCACTAAGACCTACTGCTATAAGGCATGCCTAACTGCAGGATCAGGAAGTGAcacttttatgttttataataCCTGTGGCCCAACAGGAACTACTGGTCCCTCTGCAGTGATGACTGAGAGGCATCTGACAGGACAGAGTGGGCAGAGTGCACAAAACCTGATCATACTTAAAAATGACTCCATTACTCCTAATGAG CCAAAACACCCCAATCCTGACTGGCGCTACTCTGCATCCCTAAGGGCAGGAATGCAAAG TGCTGTGCATATGGAGGAGGCAGGAGTCCTACGTGGAGGACCAGGAGGGCCTGATCAGCAGTGGCCAACAGTCTCCAGTGCTACTCCAG